One stretch of Penaeus vannamei isolate JL-2024 chromosome 7, ASM4276789v1, whole genome shotgun sequence DNA includes these proteins:
- the LOC138862094 gene encoding uncharacterized protein — protein MTTVTVGLVGGAGVAAAAAVAGAVGLGLLALAGIGRRSSRRSSRRSYRHKNSHRYGREAPAAEKQEQAAALENLLEDVRLQDETGCGRRLLCELAKEDEQELSQEEFDILSMVGPDVKPGEGLLPPFSATGEYARARAFGRKGGDCDAAFPLCPFNGSQLMDNVMAYLP, from the exons ATGACGACCGTGACCGTGGGCTTAGTGGGCGGTGCaggcgtcgccgccgccgccgccgtcgccgggGCCGTGGGCTTAGGCCTTCTGGCGCTGGCGGGAATAGGACGCCGCAGCAGCAGGCGCAGCAGCAGGCGTAGCTATAGGCACAAGAATAGCCACAGGTACGGCAGGGAGGCACCGGCAGCGGAGAAGCAGGAGCAGGCCGCCGCCCTTGAGAACCTGCTGGAGGACGTGCGGCTGCAGGACGAGACGGGCTGCGGCAGGAGGCTCCTGTGCGAGCTGGCGAAGGAGGACGAGCAGGAGCTCTCGCAGGAGGAGTTCGACATCCTCAGCATGGTTGG cCCCGACGTGAAGCCCGGCGAGGGTCTCCTGCCCCCCTTCAGCGCCACCGGGGAGTACGCGCGCGCCAGGGCCTTCGGCAGGAAGGGCGGGGACTGCGACGCCGCCTTCCCCCTGTGCCCCTTCAACGGCTCGCAGCTCATGGACAACGTCATGGCCTACTTGCCTTGA
- the LOC113824953 gene encoding uncharacterized protein, translating into MTTITVSASSVAAAAAAGAAGLGLLGLGALAVGGRRRRRGHRGSRKKPSSGGYSRRRRSVEEALALQEEQEEAEALEAALEIIREKDVSGCGLLLVCDLARRDRGDLGPEEATVLDLIGPATPGTGVFPPGAVGDYRYAKALGQAGVACPEAFPSCPFNGTQLLDTFLTYVP; encoded by the exons ATGACGACCATCACCGTGAGCGCCTCGAgcgtggccgccgccgccgccgcgggcGCCGCCGGCCTGGGGCTGCTGGGCCTGGGGGCGCTCGCAGTGGGCGGGCGCCGCCGCCGCAGGGGCCACAGGGGCTCGCGGAAGAAGCCCAGCAGCGGCGGCTACAGCAGGCGGCGCAGGAGTGTGGAGGAGGCGCTGGCcctgcaggaggagcaggaggaggcggaggcgttGGAGGCGGCGCTGGAGATCATCCGCGAGAAGGACGTGAGCGGCTGCGGCCTCCTGCTGGTGTGCGACCTCGCCCGCAGGGACCGCGGCGACCTCGGCCCCGAGGAGGCCACCGTCCTCGACCTCATCGG CCCCGCCACCCCCGGCACGGGCGTGTTCCCCCCCGGTGCCGTCGGGGACTACAGGTACGCCAAGGCACTGGGCCAGGCGGGCGTGGCGTGCCCCGAGgccttcccttcctgccccttcAACGGCACCCAGCTCCTTGACACCTTCCTGACGTACGTGCCATGA